Proteins found in one Kangiella sediminilitoris genomic segment:
- a CDS encoding DUF6498-containing protein — MELEKISKGSIAIALGNAIPFIGVLLGYWSAFDLIFLYWFENIIIGIFAICRMTIRPDNPALFAIGGIFFSAFFCLHYGMFTYGHGLFISSFFEDYLISGSSSSRYSLIDVIGYMFSNRGVQLTLLAMFIAHLVEYIIAYRKKNIDAITAEMSKPYKRILVLHIAIIVGGFIATQFENSIGVALVIIAMKTYYDLKPPKLNKKSAQNISQDNEEVEKKIRTLLENPEIKINGKTHHFNSVEEMVNSAEYKKFSKIMSWLMPKAKRIMFEQALEEAIAKERRERSLDIVQKSQTSDSL, encoded by the coding sequence ATGGAATTAGAAAAAATTAGCAAGGGAAGCATTGCCATTGCACTGGGTAACGCCATTCCTTTTATTGGAGTGCTCCTGGGCTACTGGAGTGCTTTTGATCTCATCTTCCTCTATTGGTTCGAGAACATCATTATCGGCATATTCGCTATTTGTCGGATGACCATTCGTCCCGATAATCCTGCTCTTTTTGCTATTGGTGGTATTTTCTTTTCAGCTTTCTTTTGCCTCCACTACGGTATGTTTACCTATGGGCACGGGCTTTTTATTTCCAGCTTTTTCGAAGATTACCTGATATCAGGCTCTTCCTCCTCTCGCTACTCTCTGATCGACGTAATTGGTTACATGTTCTCAAATAGAGGAGTTCAACTAACCCTTCTAGCCATGTTTATTGCACACTTAGTAGAGTACATAATTGCATACAGAAAAAAGAATATTGATGCAATCACTGCTGAAATGTCAAAACCCTATAAACGAATACTAGTACTTCATATTGCAATTATTGTTGGTGGTTTTATCGCTACACAATTTGAAAATAGTATTGGTGTAGCTCTTGTTATCATTGCGATGAAAACATACTACGATCTCAAGCCCCCAAAGCTGAACAAAAAATCAGCACAAAACATCTCTCAAGACAACGAAGAGGTAGAAAAGAAAATACGGACTCTGTTAGAGAATCCAGAGATAAAAATTAACGGTAAAACTCATCACTTTAACAGCGTCGAAGAAATGGTAAACTCTGCCGAATATAAGAAATTCAGCAAAATTATGAGTTGGTTAATGCCCAAAGCTAAACGCATCATGTTTGAACAAGCTTTGGAAGAAGCAATTGCTAAGGAACGAAGGGAACGTTCCCTTGATATTGTACAGAAGAGCCAGACCAGTGATAGTTTGTAA
- a CDS encoding oxygen-binding di-iron domain-containing protein → MFSKATELYNDGQHKCYAFHDLVAGEAVQANQFLIINGDKAALIDPGGDLTFAKLSIELNKLIDIRQNLKYIIASHQDPDIIASIGRWMMQTDAKVVCSKLWQRFLPHFASSYFSQIDHLELGKRIRPLDDQGEIIRLGSSNLVMVPAHFLHSVGNFQVYDPVSKILFTGDMGASLKDSEHFAPVDNFEEHVPYMKGFHQRYMVANKACRLWANMVRDLDVEMIVPQHGAPFKGKQVVNQFLDWISELDCGVDLFSQRDYSVPV, encoded by the coding sequence ATGTTTTCAAAAGCAACAGAGTTATATAATGACGGTCAACATAAATGCTATGCATTCCATGATCTGGTAGCAGGAGAGGCTGTACAGGCTAATCAATTCTTGATCATTAATGGTGATAAAGCTGCACTCATTGATCCGGGGGGCGACTTAACTTTTGCCAAGCTTAGCATTGAGCTAAATAAGCTGATTGATATACGTCAAAATTTAAAGTACATCATTGCATCACATCAGGATCCAGACATTATTGCCTCAATCGGTCGCTGGATGATGCAGACTGATGCTAAAGTAGTGTGCTCTAAATTATGGCAACGATTCTTACCCCACTTTGCATCCTCATACTTTTCACAGATTGATCACCTTGAACTTGGAAAGCGTATTAGGCCGCTGGATGACCAAGGAGAAATTATACGACTGGGCTCCTCGAACTTGGTCATGGTGCCTGCACACTTTCTGCACTCAGTAGGAAACTTTCAAGTGTATGACCCTGTCAGCAAAATCCTTTTTACGGGTGATATGGGTGCGTCTTTAAAGGATTCTGAGCACTTTGCTCCAGTTGACAACTTCGAAGAGCATGTGCCTTATATGAAAGGATTTCATCAACGGTATATGGTGGCGAACAAAGCCTGTCGACTATGGGCAAACATGGTGAGAGATTTAGATGTGGAAATGATCGTTCCGCAACATGGAGCTCCCTTTAAAGGGAAACAGGTTGTTAACCAGTTTTTAGACTGGATTAGTGAGCTAGACTGCGGAGTCGATTTATTTTCGCAAAGAGATTATTCGGTGCCAGTGTAA
- a CDS encoding bifunctional aspartate kinase/diaminopimelate decarboxylase, giving the protein MSNSNSWHVLKFGGTSVSSRDNWNTIAAIIKRKRAKGIRVFVVHSAVSTVSNRLESLIGLADGGDYRPSYQQLITLHQELLVEMGLPETLLDQQYAYLKRLLDGIHLLGEVSDRVRALIMSQGELWSTRIGQAYLQTQLDESVNRLDARDFLKANESYDVDYLCANCDYSPDGSLIRTVEESSVVITQGFIASTSEDETVLLGRGGSDTSAAYFAAKLEAERLEIWTDVPGIFTANPNQVNNARLLKELNYDEAQEMASAGAKVLHPRAIRPAQATKIPVYIRSTIDPDIEGTIINDVENRWGMVKAITAKEHITLISMESQGMWQQAGFLADIFSIFKQHQVSVDLVSTSETNITVSLDSLTQVVSEKQIKNLAKDLSKMCRVNIMHDCSAVSIVGKNVRAILHKIAPAFSIFETYKVYLLSQAASDLNLTFVIDDEHSNKVITALHELLITNNPNSEILGPTAKELKQVEQTDTGSRWWQDKQQEITQCLKDRDSAYIYHLDSVKQNIQNLQSISAIERIFFAVKSNNNPDVLKVAYESDIGFETVSSGEVDHILNLFPSIDKSRIFFTPNFAARHEYEAILEKGIRLTLDSTYPIRQWPEIFRGKDVFLRVDPNIGKGHHENVRTAGATSKFGIPIYELEDLQPVIEEYDINVVGLHAHAGSGILTNEHWAEHARLLAETAALFSGVKYLNLGGGFGIKERAQQSELTMSQIDKSLQKVKSEYPQYELWIEPGRYISANTGVLVSKVTQVKQKQNYYYVGLSTGMNSLMRPALYGSYHNIVNLSRLEQTKEHLATVVGPICESTDKLGVEIPFPETLEGDLVLIENAGAYGHVMSTQYNMRKPAEEVCI; this is encoded by the coding sequence ATGAGCAACAGTAATTCTTGGCATGTGCTTAAGTTTGGTGGTACCAGTGTTTCCAGTCGTGATAACTGGAATACTATAGCGGCTATCATCAAACGAAAACGTGCTAAAGGGATAAGGGTTTTTGTTGTTCACTCAGCAGTCAGTACGGTTTCCAACAGACTAGAGTCTTTGATCGGCCTGGCTGACGGAGGGGATTATCGTCCATCCTACCAGCAGCTCATTACATTACATCAAGAGTTGCTGGTTGAAATGGGCTTGCCGGAGACTTTGCTTGATCAGCAGTACGCCTATTTAAAACGCCTTCTGGATGGCATCCACTTGTTAGGTGAAGTGAGTGATCGTGTGCGTGCACTCATAATGTCACAAGGAGAGCTGTGGTCAACAAGAATCGGCCAGGCTTACCTGCAAACTCAGCTAGATGAATCGGTTAATAGATTAGATGCAAGAGACTTCTTGAAAGCGAACGAAAGTTATGATGTCGACTATCTGTGCGCTAATTGTGACTATTCTCCAGACGGAAGCTTAATCAGGACCGTAGAAGAGTCATCAGTTGTAATTACGCAAGGCTTTATTGCCAGCACCAGCGAAGACGAAACGGTTCTCCTGGGGCGAGGAGGTTCGGATACCTCTGCTGCCTACTTTGCGGCAAAGCTGGAAGCTGAGCGCCTAGAAATTTGGACTGATGTTCCTGGGATATTCACAGCTAATCCGAATCAGGTTAATAATGCGCGACTTCTAAAGGAGCTTAATTATGATGAAGCTCAGGAAATGGCTTCTGCAGGAGCAAAAGTTCTTCATCCGAGAGCAATAAGACCAGCCCAGGCAACTAAAATTCCAGTCTATATTCGCTCGACGATTGATCCTGATATCGAAGGAACTATCATTAATGACGTGGAGAACAGGTGGGGAATGGTCAAAGCCATTACAGCTAAGGAGCATATCACCTTAATATCCATGGAAAGTCAGGGAATGTGGCAACAGGCAGGATTTTTAGCGGATATCTTTTCTATCTTTAAGCAGCACCAGGTCTCTGTTGATTTGGTATCCACTTCAGAAACAAATATTACTGTCAGTCTAGACAGTTTGACTCAGGTAGTTTCCGAAAAGCAGATTAAAAACTTGGCTAAAGACTTATCTAAAATGTGCCGTGTTAATATCATGCATGACTGCTCTGCAGTTTCTATTGTGGGGAAAAATGTGCGTGCGATATTACATAAAATTGCTCCAGCCTTTTCGATTTTTGAGACATATAAAGTCTATTTATTATCGCAGGCCGCCTCTGACTTGAATTTAACCTTTGTCATTGATGATGAGCATTCCAATAAAGTGATTACTGCTCTTCATGAGTTACTGATTACCAATAACCCCAATAGTGAAATTCTGGGGCCAACCGCCAAAGAGCTGAAGCAGGTTGAGCAGACAGATACAGGCAGTAGATGGTGGCAAGATAAGCAGCAAGAGATTACTCAGTGTCTGAAAGACCGGGATAGTGCCTATATATACCACCTTGATTCGGTTAAGCAGAACATTCAAAACTTACAGTCTATCAGTGCTATTGAAAGAATATTCTTTGCTGTTAAATCAAACAATAATCCTGATGTGTTGAAAGTGGCTTACGAAAGCGACATTGGTTTTGAAACCGTATCGTCAGGTGAAGTTGATCATATTCTGAACCTATTCCCAAGCATTGATAAATCAAGAATATTCTTCACGCCAAATTTTGCGGCCCGCCATGAATACGAAGCCATTTTAGAAAAAGGCATACGGTTAACTTTAGATAGTACTTATCCAATCAGGCAATGGCCTGAGATTTTCCGTGGTAAAGATGTCTTCTTACGCGTTGATCCAAATATTGGAAAAGGACATCATGAAAACGTCAGGACTGCTGGTGCAACTTCTAAATTCGGTATCCCCATTTATGAGCTTGAGGATTTGCAACCGGTCATTGAAGAGTATGATATCAATGTTGTTGGCCTGCATGCTCATGCCGGTAGCGGTATCTTAACCAATGAACACTGGGCTGAACATGCTCGACTTTTAGCCGAAACCGCTGCTTTATTCTCCGGAGTAAAATATTTAAATCTTGGTGGTGGTTTCGGTATTAAGGAGCGAGCTCAACAGTCAGAATTAACTATGAGTCAAATTGATAAAAGCTTGCAAAAAGTAAAGTCTGAATACCCTCAGTATGAACTTTGGATTGAACCTGGCCGTTATATATCGGCAAATACGGGCGTATTAGTATCTAAGGTTACCCAGGTTAAGCAAAAGCAAAACTACTACTATGTTGGCTTAAGCACGGGTATGAACTCCCTGATGCGTCCTGCGCTATACGGCTCTTATCATAATATAGTTAACTTAAGTCGGTTAGAGCAGACAAAAGAACACCTTGCGACTGTGGTAGGCCCCATTTGTGAGAGTACAGATAAATTAGGTGTAGAAATTCCTTTCCCGGAGACACTGGAAGGGGACCTGGTTTTAATCGAAAATGCAGGTGCTTATGGCCATGTTATGTCAACACAATATAATATGCGTAAGCCCGCCGAAGAGGTTTGTATCTAA
- a CDS encoding leucyl aminopeptidase, with protein MEFFVKSGNPEKQKTGCLIVGVFESRKLSTAAQQIDDISEGYINSIVKRGDMEGKFGQTLLLHSVPGTSCDRVLLVGCGKEREFDAIKYKDICGKVIKLINETGATDAISTLPLLNVKGQELYSKVRFAVEAANNSLYLFEQLKSEKSETRRPLRKMTLFIESRADLAESENAIRHAQGITAGQSLTRDLANLPGNICNPTFLAETAEQLSKDYSAITTNIIDEAELKEMGAGAFVSVSQGSDQPGKLICMEYNGGEKGDKPIVFVGKGITFDTGGISLKPGAKMDEMKFDMGGAASVFGAMKSVAEMGLPINVVGVVAAAENMPSGKASRPGDVVTSLSGQTIEILNTDAEGRLVLCDALTYVDKYDPEIVIDIATLTGAVIVALGHEASGVMSNNNSLANEIETASDMATDRVWRLPLWDEYHQQLKSNVADFTNLGGMPAGTITAGCFLSKFTKKYRWAHIDIAGTAWKSGAEKGATGRPVPLLSQIMLNRVK; from the coding sequence ATGGAATTCTTTGTAAAGAGTGGTAACCCAGAAAAACAAAAAACAGGTTGCTTAATCGTAGGTGTTTTTGAATCTCGTAAACTTTCTACTGCGGCACAACAAATTGATGACATCAGCGAAGGGTATATAAACTCAATCGTAAAGCGCGGAGACATGGAAGGTAAGTTCGGTCAAACCTTACTACTACATAGTGTTCCAGGAACCAGCTGTGACCGTGTCTTGCTTGTAGGCTGTGGTAAAGAACGTGAGTTTGATGCTATCAAGTACAAAGATATCTGTGGCAAAGTCATTAAGCTTATCAACGAAACTGGCGCTACCGATGCAATCAGTACCCTGCCGCTATTGAATGTTAAAGGCCAGGAGCTTTATTCTAAAGTACGGTTCGCTGTAGAAGCAGCCAATAATAGCCTGTATCTATTTGAGCAACTTAAGAGCGAGAAGTCAGAAACTCGTCGACCGCTGAGAAAAATGACACTATTTATTGAGTCAAGAGCCGATCTGGCCGAGTCTGAAAATGCAATCCGTCATGCTCAAGGTATTACAGCTGGTCAGTCGCTGACTCGTGACCTGGCAAATTTACCGGGTAATATATGTAATCCGACGTTCTTAGCTGAGACAGCTGAGCAACTGAGCAAAGATTACTCAGCAATTACTACCAACATTATTGATGAAGCAGAACTCAAAGAAATGGGAGCAGGTGCTTTTGTTTCAGTTTCACAGGGTTCTGATCAACCAGGCAAATTAATCTGCATGGAGTACAACGGTGGCGAAAAAGGTGATAAGCCTATCGTTTTTGTGGGTAAAGGTATTACCTTTGATACAGGCGGTATTTCTTTAAAACCTGGCGCCAAGATGGACGAAATGAAGTTCGATATGGGCGGTGCAGCCTCTGTATTCGGTGCAATGAAGTCGGTCGCAGAAATGGGTCTACCTATTAACGTGGTTGGCGTTGTAGCTGCCGCTGAAAATATGCCAAGTGGTAAAGCAAGTCGCCCGGGTGACGTTGTAACCTCTCTATCAGGTCAGACAATCGAAATCCTCAATACCGATGCCGAAGGTCGATTGGTACTGTGTGACGCTCTGACCTATGTTGATAAATATGATCCAGAAATAGTGATTGATATTGCGACACTGACAGGTGCGGTTATCGTAGCTCTAGGCCACGAAGCCTCAGGTGTTATGAGTAACAATAACTCGCTAGCGAACGAAATTGAAACTGCCAGTGATATGGCTACAGACCGCGTATGGCGTCTACCATTGTGGGATGAATATCACCAGCAATTAAAGAGCAACGTTGCTGACTTTACCAATTTAGGGGGTATGCCAGCTGGTACTATCACCGCCGGCTGCTTCTTATCGAAGTTTACTAAAAAGTATCGTTGGGCTCATATTGATATTGCGGGTACGGCATGGAAAAGTGGTGCAGAGAAAGGCGCAACGGGCCGACCAGTTCCGCTACTTTCACAAATCATGCTTAACCGAGTGAAATAA
- a CDS encoding DNA polymerase III subunit chi gives MTQVGFHLLESQSGEEAFLRLIGKCVQSLYKQGRKVYIHAKDEAQAHAVDEWLWTQELDEFVPHNLVGEGPNKPPPVQIGYANSEQKPPENQHDCLINLSGEVQPFFSYFLKCFEIVPNEEKEKEQARERYKFYRGRGYPLDHKKY, from the coding sequence ATGACGCAAGTCGGCTTTCACTTACTCGAAAGTCAATCAGGCGAAGAAGCATTTCTTCGCCTGATTGGTAAGTGCGTTCAAAGTTTATACAAGCAAGGGCGCAAAGTTTATATTCATGCTAAAGATGAGGCTCAAGCCCATGCCGTGGATGAATGGTTATGGACACAGGAGCTTGACGAGTTTGTGCCTCACAACCTGGTCGGCGAAGGTCCGAATAAGCCACCGCCGGTACAGATTGGTTATGCTAACTCTGAACAAAAGCCTCCTGAAAATCAGCATGATTGTTTAATCAACCTCAGTGGCGAAGTACAGCCTTTCTTTAGTTATTTTTTAAAATGCTTCGAGATTGTACCGAACGAAGAAAAAGAAAAAGAACAAGCTCGTGAGCGCTATAAATTTTACCGTGGTAGAGGCTATCCTTTAGACCATAAAAAATACTAG
- a CDS encoding valine--tRNA ligase — translation MEKAYNPQAIEQETYKKWESNDYFSPKGGATDNSDSYCIMIPPPNVTGSLHMGHAFQHTIMDSLTRYHRMKGDNTLWQPGSDHAGIATQMVVERLLDQEGKSRHDLGREAFIDKVWEWKEHSGGTISQQMRRMGDSCDWSREAFTMDEDLSSAVLETFVQLYDEGLIYRGDRLVNWDPKLLTAVSDLEVESHEENGHLWHMRYPLSDGSGHVIIATTRPETMLGDSAVAVHPEDERYKDLIGKTIDLPLTGRQIPIIADDYVEKDFGSGCVKITPAHDFNDYEMGQRHDLEMINILTPTAHINDNAPEAYRGLDRYEARKKIIEDFEALGLMEKIEPHKLKVPRGDRSGVVIEPYLTPQWYVKIAPLAEPALKAVKDGDIKFVPENWSNTYYHWMENIQDWCISRQLWWGHQIPAWYDNSGKVYVGRNEEEVREKYDLGDIELRRDEDVLDTWFSSALWPFATLGWPEKTPELETFLPTSVLVTGFDIIFFWVARMIMMGLKFTGKIPFKEIYITGLIRDEQGQKMSKSKGNVLDPIDIIDGIDIESLVAKRTTGMMNPKAAEKIAKRTRKQFPDGIEAYGTDAMRFTFCAMASTSRDINFDLNRVEGYRNFCNKIWNAARYVLMNTEDQDTGLHNDAMEFSLADRWIKSELQKTIVEFEKAIDTYRFDLAANALYEFTWNTYCDWYLELSKPVLYSDEYSEEAKRGTRHTLVTVLESLMRLLHPFMPFITEEIWQKVAPLAGTDSAERPSIMLQDFPQVDESLIDNNAEADIEWLKKVIVGVRNIRGEMNIAPGKPLDVMFRNGSESDKDRLEANKTFLSKLAKLDSIQWLEAGESAPMSATALAGDMEILIPMAGLIDVEQELARLDKEAEKLEKDLQRISGKLNNPNFTDKAPEAVVEKERGKLAEVESTIKKIEEQRAQLKAL, via the coding sequence ATGGAAAAAGCATACAACCCGCAAGCAATCGAGCAAGAAACCTACAAAAAGTGGGAAAGTAACGACTACTTTTCTCCAAAAGGCGGTGCCACTGACAATAGCGACAGCTATTGCATCATGATACCTCCGCCAAACGTCACTGGCAGCTTGCATATGGGACATGCTTTTCAGCATACCATCATGGACTCACTGACCCGCTACCACCGCATGAAGGGTGATAATACTCTTTGGCAACCGGGTTCGGATCATGCGGGTATCGCTACGCAGATGGTCGTTGAGCGTCTTTTAGATCAAGAAGGTAAAAGCCGCCATGATTTGGGTAGAGAAGCTTTTATCGATAAAGTCTGGGAATGGAAAGAGCATTCCGGCGGTACTATCAGTCAACAGATGAGACGCATGGGCGACTCCTGTGACTGGTCACGCGAAGCTTTCACCATGGATGAGGACTTATCTAGTGCAGTTCTGGAAACTTTTGTTCAGCTTTATGATGAAGGTTTAATCTATCGCGGTGACCGCCTGGTCAACTGGGATCCGAAGTTATTAACTGCAGTATCGGACTTGGAAGTTGAGTCGCATGAGGAAAACGGTCATTTGTGGCATATGCGCTACCCTCTCAGCGACGGCTCAGGCCATGTCATCATTGCTACTACGCGTCCAGAAACTATGTTGGGTGATAGTGCAGTTGCTGTACACCCTGAAGATGAGCGTTATAAAGATTTAATTGGTAAAACGATTGACTTACCACTGACTGGCCGCCAAATCCCAATCATCGCTGATGACTATGTTGAAAAAGATTTTGGTAGTGGCTGTGTAAAAATCACTCCAGCGCATGACTTCAATGACTATGAAATGGGCCAGCGACATGATCTGGAAATGATTAACATCCTGACTCCAACGGCTCATATCAATGACAATGCTCCAGAAGCCTATCGTGGACTGGACCGTTACGAAGCACGTAAGAAAATCATTGAGGACTTTGAAGCCCTGGGTTTAATGGAAAAGATTGAGCCGCACAAACTTAAAGTTCCTCGCGGTGATCGCAGTGGCGTTGTAATTGAACCCTACTTAACTCCGCAGTGGTACGTGAAAATCGCCCCACTTGCAGAGCCAGCTTTAAAAGCTGTTAAAGATGGCGACATAAAGTTTGTGCCAGAAAACTGGTCAAACACTTACTACCACTGGATGGAAAACATTCAGGACTGGTGTATCAGTCGTCAGTTATGGTGGGGACACCAGATCCCAGCCTGGTACGATAATAGTGGCAAGGTCTATGTAGGTAGAAATGAAGAAGAAGTACGAGAAAAGTATGACCTGGGAGATATCGAGCTGCGCCGTGATGAAGATGTGCTTGATACCTGGTTCTCATCTGCCTTATGGCCATTTGCAACACTTGGCTGGCCGGAAAAAACGCCAGAACTGGAAACCTTCTTACCAACCAGTGTGCTAGTTACAGGCTTTGACATTATCTTCTTCTGGGTTGCCAGAATGATCATGATGGGTCTAAAGTTTACTGGCAAGATCCCATTCAAGGAAATCTATATTACAGGGCTAATTCGGGATGAACAGGGTCAGAAAATGTCGAAGTCTAAGGGTAACGTTCTTGACCCGATCGATATCATTGATGGCATCGACATTGAGTCACTCGTAGCAAAGCGCACTACGGGAATGATGAACCCAAAAGCCGCCGAAAAAATTGCCAAGCGTACTCGTAAACAATTCCCTGATGGAATTGAAGCATACGGTACTGACGCTATGCGCTTCACCTTCTGTGCTATGGCATCAACTTCGCGAGACATCAACTTCGATCTGAATCGTGTTGAAGGTTACAGAAACTTCTGTAATAAAATCTGGAACGCTGCACGTTACGTTCTAATGAATACAGAAGATCAGGATACGGGATTACATAACGATGCTATGGAATTCAGTCTGGCCGATCGCTGGATTAAAAGTGAATTACAAAAAACCATAGTCGAGTTTGAAAAGGCTATAGATACCTATCGTTTTGACCTGGCAGCGAATGCTTTATACGAATTTACATGGAACACTTACTGTGACTGGTATTTAGAGCTGTCAAAACCAGTATTGTACAGTGATGAGTACTCCGAAGAAGCTAAGCGAGGTACTCGCCATACTTTGGTTACGGTTCTTGAATCACTGATGCGCCTGCTTCACCCATTCATGCCATTTATCACTGAGGAAATCTGGCAAAAAGTAGCACCGCTGGCTGGAACTGATAGCGCAGAACGTCCAAGCATTATGCTTCAGGACTTCCCTCAGGTCGATGAAAGCTTAATTGATAACAATGCTGAAGCTGACATCGAATGGCTTAAGAAAGTGATTGTCGGTGTGCGCAATATCCGTGGTGAAATGAATATTGCTCCAGGCAAACCATTAGACGTTATGTTTAGAAACGGCTCCGAGTCGGATAAAGATCGTCTTGAGGCCAATAAAACGTTCTTATCAAAACTTGCTAAGCTAGATTCTATTCAATGGCTTGAAGCTGGCGAGTCAGCACCAATGTCTGCCACTGCTCTGGCTGGAGATATGGAAATATTGATTCCGATGGCTGGTCTAATAGATGTTGAGCAGGAGTTAGCTCGTCTTGATAAAGAAGCTGAAAAACTGGAAAAAGATTTACAGCGTATCTCTGGCAAACTCAATAACCCGAACTTCACGGACAAAGCTCCAGAAGCAGTTGTTGAGAAAGAGCGTGGTAAACTTGCAGAAGTTGAGTCCACCATCAAGAAAATCGAAGAACAGCGTGCTCAGCTAAAGGCACTATAA
- the lptF gene encoding LPS export ABC transporter permease LptF, which yields MILSRYLNREVFSSTLAILGVLFAIFISQRIVKYLAQAASGDISGTMVWQMVLLYSPVLMGFLLPLAFFLGCLLAFSRLYVDSEMAVLRSVGVSEKKLISLLLPISVIIALSGGAVSLWLAPVANETTYQIRDEHASKLELSMLEPGRFQIFQEGEGVVYADSSDNPSHLGNFFLAELPSEASPYTRIISAKSAQRYYDETMDKNFLQLNDGYVYELDANKNVRKITEFENYYARLEAERSIVSRRKISATPTMKLLETGDGASWAEFHWRLAVPLSVPFLLLLAVPLSRVKPREGKFAKMLPALMVYIGYIVLIVIFRKWVEAEKIPGWLGFIPIYLVMALFGFRLLHAHGRANNKNKVKKAKD from the coding sequence TTGATTTTAAGTCGTTATTTAAACCGAGAAGTATTTAGCAGCACCTTAGCAATACTGGGTGTGTTGTTCGCTATTTTTATCAGTCAACGTATCGTGAAGTATCTGGCACAGGCTGCGTCGGGTGATATTTCCGGCACTATGGTCTGGCAGATGGTGCTACTTTACTCACCGGTACTAATGGGTTTTTTACTGCCATTAGCTTTTTTTCTAGGATGTTTATTAGCCTTCAGCCGTCTGTACGTTGATAGTGAGATGGCGGTTTTACGCTCAGTCGGTGTCAGTGAAAAGAAGCTGATTAGTTTATTATTACCCATTTCAGTGATTATTGCTTTAAGCGGTGGTGCAGTTTCTCTATGGTTAGCACCCGTTGCGAACGAGACGACTTACCAAATCCGGGATGAGCACGCCAGTAAGCTGGAGCTCAGTATGTTAGAACCTGGACGTTTCCAAATCTTTCAGGAAGGAGAGGGAGTTGTTTATGCAGATTCTTCAGATAACCCAAGCCATTTAGGTAACTTTTTTCTAGCTGAGCTACCATCCGAAGCCAGTCCTTATACTAGAATCATTTCCGCGAAGTCGGCTCAGCGTTATTACGATGAAACGATGGATAAAAATTTCCTGCAGTTGAATGATGGTTATGTTTACGAACTCGACGCCAATAAGAACGTCAGAAAAATAACTGAATTCGAGAATTATTATGCTCGTCTTGAAGCCGAGCGTTCTATAGTATCTCGGCGTAAAATCTCAGCTACGCCAACCATGAAGTTATTGGAAACCGGAGACGGTGCCAGCTGGGCTGAGTTCCATTGGAGATTAGCTGTTCCATTGTCGGTGCCTTTTCTACTGCTGCTGGCTGTTCCGCTGAGTCGGGTCAAGCCACGAGAAGGCAAGTTTGCGAAGATGCTACCTGCTCTCATGGTCTATATAGGCTACATCGTTTTAATCGTTATTTTTCGTAAGTGGGTTGAGGCCGAAAAGATTCCCGGATGGTTGGGTTTTATACCGATATACCTGGTGATGGCTTTATTTGGTTTCCGATTACTGCATGCTCATGGGCGAGCCAATAATAAGAACAAAGTGAAGAAGGCTAAGGATTAG
- a CDS encoding class I SAM-dependent methyltransferase, translated as MKGFTRYALKNLKSTGSVARSSKFLAKNLAKQIPSDARTVIELGAGDGIITKQLLAHMPENATLTAYEISEQLLPLLERIDHPRFKLRHGSAMEIIQDFAVDSVDCLVSCLPLALFPVEMKHELLSHIKAVLKPNGTFLQYQYWLSDKALIKEYFPHLKLNWVPLNIPPSFVYTGTKQSSVESVTEPKNQ; from the coding sequence ATGAAGGGCTTTACACGATACGCATTAAAAAACTTAAAAAGTACAGGCAGCGTTGCCCGTAGTTCAAAGTTTTTAGCTAAAAATCTGGCAAAACAAATCCCTTCAGATGCCAGGACTGTCATTGAGCTGGGTGCTGGCGATGGCATTATTACAAAGCAGTTGTTAGCACATATGCCGGAGAATGCTACCCTTACAGCTTATGAAATCTCAGAGCAGTTGTTACCGCTTCTTGAACGTATTGATCATCCAAGATTTAAGCTCAGGCATGGCTCAGCGATGGAGATTATTCAGGATTTTGCGGTAGATAGTGTCGACTGCCTTGTATCCTGTTTGCCGTTGGCGCTATTCCCAGTTGAAATGAAGCATGAATTATTGAGCCATATCAAAGCGGTCCTGAAGCCCAATGGCACCTTTTTACAGTATCAATACTGGTTAAGTGATAAAGCACTCATAAAAGAATACTTCCCGCATTTAAAGCTGAACTGGGTACCTTTGAATATTCCTCCATCCTTTGTCTACACAGGAACTAAACAGTCCAGTGTGGAATCAGTAACAGAACCAAAGAATCAATAA